In the genome of Cervus elaphus chromosome 5, mCerEla1.1, whole genome shotgun sequence, the window CTACTGAcagcatttttcacttctttgtttCTAAGACTGCATATGAGGGGATTCAGCATGGGGATGACAATAGTATAAAAAACAGAAGCTACTTGATCGTTTCCCAAGGAGTAGGACTTATTTGGTTTTAGGTAAGTGAAAATCATAGTGCCATAAAAGATGGTTACTCCCAGGAGATGGGAGGCACAGGTAGAGAAGGCTTTCCACTTCCCTGAAGTGAAAGTAATTTTCAGGATGGTGGACAGGATGGACACATAGGACATGGATATTGTGATAAGACACACCACTAGGGTACAGCCAGCAACAATGAATATCATGATTTCAATGTTGTGTGTGTCAGTGCAGGACAGGGATAGAATTGGGGATGTGTCACAGAAAAAGTGATAGATTACATTGGAGTCGCAGAAATGCAATTTGTTCATGCAAAACACATTGACAAAAGAATCTGTAAAGCCAATCAAATAAGATCCAAAGACAAGAGAACAGCATCGCCTGATGGACATTACAACGGGGTAATGCAGAGGGCTGCAGATAGCTACATAGCGATCATAGGCcatggaggagagaaggaaacattCAGTGGCAcccaaaaagacaaagaaatacatCTGAGTGAAGCAGTTCAGGTATGAAATAGTTTTGATAGAAGTCAGTAAGTTGTCTAGGGTTTTAGGGGTGATGACACTTGAGTAAATGAGGTCAAGAAATGACAAATGACTGAGGAAAAAATACATGGGTGTGTGAAGCTTGGAATCCAGGCAGATTATCAGTATCATCCCCATATTCCCCAGCACAGTGATCAAGTACATCAGGAGGAAGAGGGTGAAGAGGACCAGCTGGATGTCTTCAGAGTCTGTCAGTCCCATGAGAAAGAAATCAGACAAAAGCGTGATACTCCTTTTACCCATAGTGTTCAAATGCTGTATACTGCTGAAAAATCCAAGTTGAAACCTatcagaaattatttcaaaaagctTTGTGTTTCTGTATATGACAtgacatatttatatttgtttagcATTTCCAAGAACTGATGATAATGAGGTGTGGACTGTGTATGAAGAGCAAAATATGAATTTGATTCCCAATATAGAAATAGATGTAAATTGACATTTGAATACAACAAAAGGTAGTATATTGAATAGTTTGTATAAGCCTGACACAGTTCTAAATGCTTCCCATTGTTAATACATCTAATGCCCATAATATAATTATTCCATAGAATTATTAACCAcatttttcacatgagaaaaaGGGAGCATAATTGGGTAATATATTCATAGTTAGAACCATTGAATGTTGGCTCTGTATTTCTACCAAGATAGATTTTCTCCAGAGAGCATGTCCATTACATTCCTGTCATAGTAATTTCAAATATGCCTATTAAAATGCTGTATATAGATCATAAACAATCAtgatagaatattttaatataccATGCTTTTCTATTCCcccaatattatttaatattaattaaaagtAGCTTTCAATCTTTGGACTTTAGTAGAGGTACCACATACATAGCATTACTTTCCAAAAGATACAAAGTTATCATAACCTGACCATTCAAAATCAAAtttcttccaaaactatattCCTAAATTGCTAAAAGACCATGATTATAAAAACTCTATATTTCTGGGTCCACCAGTCCTGGCACTACTGAAGGCAAATATATCTAAAATGATATCTGCATGCATACATTTCTGATATTATCCTTGCTTTATTTGATTTCAACTAAAACCTTCCAGTTTTGAAAATAATACCTACTGGGAGGCAAGGTTGATCAAAAAACAGTTTTCTCCAAAATTATCTGTCTAGAAGTATGTCAACTTCAACATTTACtcacaaataaaatatgaagaccatTTCAGTTGAAAATTTTTGTACTataataatttttcctttgaggtaaattctttttaaattttagtgtaGTCATTCTGCTTTATTCTGAGGAAAAATTAATCAACCTAGAAATTTTGTTCAGTTCCTGATCAAATGTAAAATCTTCCAGGAATTTATGTCTAAAATGAGTATCAGAAGCAGAGCAGAGTATGCCTTGCCTCTTATCCTAATAATTCCAGGGCACCTCATATAGTGGGGATTGATTGCAACATTTTGTCATCCCTGTGGACCAATTTCCAAGGAAGAATTCTTGTCATATCTCCAAGGGCAAAAGGGACTTGGCATATCTTCAAGGACTAAATTGCAGGTATGCTAGGTCATGAGAAACTAAATGTCTTCCTTTCCAAGACCTACAGTGAAGGGCCTAATGATTTGATCTTCCTGTATGATGCTCTAAAATTTTGCCTGGGTGGTAGAGAAACTATTTCTAGAGAAATACTTACTTACTCATGCCTGAAACTGTAAGGGAAGGTATGATACATTTTTCACAATGagtcttttatatttaattgtgtGATACTATATGGGAGGGGATATTTTCATTAGAAACAAATTGAGAATTTAACAAAATTGAAGGAATGatatgtatttccatacaaattgtgaaattatttgttctagttctgtgaaaaataccgttggtagcttgatagggattgcattgaatctatagattgctttgggtagcatagctattttcacaatgttgatttttccaatccatgaacacggtatatttctccatctatttgtgtcctctttgatttctttcatcagtgttttgtagttttctatatataggtctttcgtttaTTTAGGTATATGtactcctaattattttattctttttgttgcaatggtaaatggtattgtttccttaatttctctttctgttttctcactgttagtgtataggaatgcaagggatttctgtgtgttaattttatctcCTGCAACATTATTGtaatcattgattagctctagtaattttctggtagagaatttagggttttctatgtagaggatcatgtcgtctgcaaagagtgagagttttacttcttcttttcctatctgtattccttttatttctttttctgctctgattgctgtgaccaacacttccaaaactatgttgaatagtagtggtgagagtgggcacccttgtcttcttcctgactttaagggaaatactttcaatttttcaccattgagggtaatgtttgctgtggatttgtcatatgtaGTTTTTAGTATGTTGAGGTAtgctccttctattcctgctttctggagggtttttgtcataaatggatacgaaggattaatctcaaaaatatacaagcaacacctgcagctcaattccagaaaaataaatgacccaatcaaaaaatgggccaaagaactaaacagacgtttctccaaagaagacatacagatggcttacaaacacatgaaatgatgctcaacatcactcattatcagagaaatgcaaatcaaaaccacaatgaggtaccaatacacgccagtcaggatggctgctatccaaaagtctacaagcaataaatgctggagagggtatggagaaaagggaaccctcttacactgctggtgggaatgcaaactagtagagccactatggagaacagtgtggagatttcttacaaaactggaaataaaacggccatatgacccagcaataccactcctgggcatacacactgaggaaaccagactgaaagagacatgtgcaccccaatgttcatcgtagcactgtttacaattgcgaggacatggaagcaactagatgcccatcagcagacgaatggataaggaagctatggtacatatacacaatggaatattactcagccattaaaaagaattactttgaatcagttctaatgagatggatgaaattggagcccattatacagagtaaagtaagccagaaagataaagaccaagacagtatactaatgcatatgtatggaattttaaaaagatggtaatgataatcgaatatgcaaaacagaaaaagagacatagatgtacagaacagaaaactctgtgggagaaggcgaggtgggatgttctgagacaatagcattgaaacaagtatactatcaagggtgaaacagatcaccagcccaggttggatgcatgagacaagtgctcagggttggtgcactgagaagacccagagggatggggaacacatgtaagtccatggctgattcatgtcaatatatggcaaaaaccactacaatattgtaaagtaattagcccccaactaataaaaataaatgaaaaatatatatataggccaaaaaacttaaaaaataaataaataaagtactcatctttaaaaaaaatgatatgaaaattttcaaaacttttgtaacactttgataaacttctcaggatgattttttttaatagaatgctTGTTTGCATACCTGTAGAACTTCACAATTATTATCATACTGGATATTCAGTACCCATCCTTGTTTCATAACTTAAATTTCATAACATGCTATGGCCAATGTTATTCTAGCCTCTTATGAAACCAATaacttcttgttttatttattgaccAATAACCTATAACCAACTTTATTCTAGTGAAGTCTTCTTCAGATATTAAGAACTTTACTGAACATTATTCATGCAAGatgagacaacagagaaagactatAGAAAGGATAGACTGAGAATCAGATGGAAATACTTTAATGAATCTTTCATTAATTCATGACAACTAAACCAATTTTCATATAGATTTAAAAGTTACTCTtacagaaaactcagatcatacTCCAGAATTTCAGGAGATAATTTTTTGTttggaaaaaaggggaaaaaaaggtgtatttattgtatttttaatgaattttagaaGAGCAATATACTCACTGAAGCTTCATTCTGCTAGAACAGGTGTGAAGTAAAGTCTACATTTTTCATGAGAccagaaaaattataaacaaaaattttcctCTGGCCTTTCACCTCCTCTCTCATCTCTACTGTGCATTGTGTATCTGCATTACACATTGGACAAACCTCCACCATCAACAGAAACACCTACTCAGCCTTAAATAACAACATTCTTCTAGCATCAACAAAGCAATTCCTTAAGATATTCCTTCTTGAGATTTAtgaaatttccttcctttatgagatttatgggggaaaaaataattttcactctGTCCTTTCAGATTTTTGGCTAAAACCCACCTTCTTGTAATGAAAGGCAGATaaccaagagaaaaacaaatagaaatttagTAATATGTATACCCCTTTTATACATGGGAGACACACAAGAAAACTGAGTAATTCTCCAAAAAGTTCCCAAACCCCTAAATACCATCTCCAGCTAAAGGTAAAAGATGTGGGAGGGTGGGAGCCAGAGAAAGAATAGGAACCAAGAGTGCAATTGTTAATGCAGACTCAACTTCATTCCTTCTTCACTGAATAGGGATTTAGCCATATTTCTCTTCCTGGTATAGAAAGGGaggcaaagtgaaagtgatagtcattcagtcatgtcagactctttgtgaatctttgtgacctcatggactatagcccgccaggctcctctgtccttggagttctccaggcaagaatactgtagtgggtagccattcccttctctgggggatcttcccaacctaggggtcaaaccaggtctcctgcattgcaggtagattctttactctctgagccagcagggaagcccacagagaggGAGTCATCCTTCCAAATGGagagtagtagtgttagtcactcaactgtgtccaactctttgcaactccatggattggattgtagtccaccaaggtcctctgttcatggggattctccaggcaagaatactggagtgtgttgccacttccttctctaagagatcttccccacctggggactgaacccaagtctcctgcatctcaggcagattctttatcatctgagctacatGGACATTTCCTCTTTAAATGTAAATGCCTCCTACAAAAGGATAACTTCTACTCAATTTCCAGAACACCTTCTGTGtctactgttttattttatttttttaaataaccagaTAATTCTTGAGCCTAGAAAGCATCTATTGGCATTGAAAACTCTGTTCCCTATCAGGttgaatttattgtttttttctaggACCTAGTAACACCTACTTGGCCCATTCTGGAAAGATGCATATTAGAGGTTTTCAGGGACAGTACAGATAGAGCAgttcaaagagaaaatgatgagAAGTCACCAAGGATAAATTTGAGGTGTATATCAAACTATGTGTACATCTGGACATTTAATCATAACttgacaaataaaatatatttctatattttatgatTAACTGGAAAATTGTGGTATATTTCTGCTCTTAGAGAGAGATTAACTAAGaaacattaaaacataaaaaataacaattgatatatagttttattaatactaaataaatataaaggccTGGAATGATCTACAGAATACATACACAGTGTAAGTACAAATAATACATACAATTAGAACCAAGGAAAATAtaggtaaatataaataaatttcaacagctgtcatttttcacacaatGATAAAAATGTGAGCATTATAGTTATAGTGCATAAATGAAAAGCTTtgatagagaaaaaataaagggaaatatcAGTTTAATAATTTTCCATGATGATGGTAAAATATAATGAAAGCAATCATCTAAATCTGATATTGTGCTTAGAAGGAAAAATGTATGTAGGTTTAAGAAATGGAATGAGTGATGAGTTGTTAAGACAGCCTTAATAAgcctttatatataatatataaaatataatatagtatatctCATCAGCTGTCACTTGCAATAGTTTATAATGTAAAATCACATTGTAAAGTGAAGTTTTCAGGAGTCAGATATCAGTAATGTAGaccagagaagaaaattaaaatttcaaaaccaaATGTATACattgtgtgtgcgcgcacacacacacacaccccctttcACATGAATTGTCTTCAGCTAGTTCCAAGACTGAAGAACTGAAGACTGTTTATTTCTTCAGGAGGTTGGTTTGTGATATACATAAGATTATAAGAAGGCCTATCAGTTGACTGCACTGATTACAAAACACATCAACAAAGCATAAATCCACATACACTCATTTCCTTATCctaatcattaaagaaaaaaatcatttcaaaggAAATCTATTAATCACTACGCCATTTTTAATATACAAGTAAGCAATGTTTTTGAAAGAATTCTAGAAATAGAATTTTCAATTAATGTTTTTTGAGTGCTGATATGCACAGGGTTGTCTAAATATCAGACAAGATATAAACATGAATAAGATAGAATTCTTAACCTTAATAAATTCATCACTATGTTTCCACAAgccaaaaaagcaaagaaagcatTTACTTATATACTGCATATGTAACACATTTGTTCCACGCTGTGGAGAGCAAAACTATGACTAAACAAGTTTTTCCCAAAGAGCTTACAATCTTGttgaagagagagacaaatattttaaacacatgTATTTTATCCTAAAAGAACTTCATTAAATTAatctttgcttccctggtggctcagaggttaaagcttcAGCCTCCAATGTggaagacacgggttcgatccctgggtcgggaagatcccctggagaaggaaatggtaacccactccagtgttcttgcctggagaatcccatggacagagaagcctggtaggctacagtccacagggttgcaaacagtcagatacgaccgagcaacttcactttctttctttctttcactttcctttcaaaaaatgtttttgtttttttgtgtttttttgggaattcattacttttatttatttattttttcagtgggttttgtcatacattgacatgaatcagcaatagatttacacgtattccccatcccgatcccccctgccacctccctctccacctgattcctctgggtcttcccagtgcaccaggcccgagcacttgtctcatgcatcccacctgggctggtgacctgtttcaccatagataatatacatgctgttctttcacaacatcccaccctcaccttctcccacagcgttcaaaagtctgttctgtacatctgtgtctctttctctgtcttgcatatagggttgttgttaccatctttctaaattccatatatatgtgttagtatgctgtaatgttctttatctttctggcttacttcactctgtataatgggctccagtttcatccatctcattagaactgattcaaatgaattctttttaacggctgagtaatattccatggtgtatatgtacgacagcttccttatccattcatctgctgatgggcatctagttgcttccatgtcctggctattataaacagtgctgcgatgaacattggggtgcacgtgtctctttcagatctggtttcctcagtgtgtatgcccagaagtggtatagaaggaacatacctcaacataataaaagctatatatgacaaacccacagcaagtatcaccctgaatggtgaaaaattgaaagcatttcccctgaaatcaggaacaagacaaggatgcccactctcaccactcctattcaacatagtgttggaagttttggccatagcaatcagagcagaaaaagaagtaaaaggaatccagataggaaaagaagaattgaaactctcgctgtttgcagatgacatgatcctctacatagaaaaccctaaagactcttccagaaaattactagagctaatcaatgaatatagtaaagttgcaggttataaaattaacacacagaaatcccttgcattcctatatactaacaatgaaaaaacagaaagagaaattaaggaaacaataccattcaccattgcaacaaaaagaataaaatacttaggagtatatctacctaaagaaatgaaagacctatacatagaaaactataaaacactgatgaaagaaatcaaagaggacataaacagatggagaaacataccgtgttcatggattggacgaatcaatattgtcaaaatggctattctacccaaagcaatctatagattcaatgcaatccttatcaagctaccaacggtatttttcacagaactagaacaaataatttcacaatttgtatggaaatacaaaaaaaaccctcaaatagccaaagtaatcttgagaaagaagaatggaactggaggaatcaacctgcctgacttcagactatactacaaagccacagtcatcaagacagtatggtactggcacaaagacagaaatatagatcaatggaacagaatagaaagcccagagataaatccacgaacttatggacaccttatctttgacaaaggaggcaaggatatacaatggaaaaaagacaacctctttaataagtggtgctgggaaagctggtcaaccacttgtaaaagaatgaaactagaacactttctaacaccatacacaaaaataaactcaaaatggattaaagatctaaatgtaagaccagaaactataaaactcctagaggagaacataggcaaaacactctccgacataaatcacagcaagatcctctatgacccacctcccagtatattggaaataaaagcaaaactaaacaaatgggacctaatgaaacttaaaagcttttgcacaacaaaggaaactgtaagtaaggtgaaaagacagccctcagatggggagaaaataatagcaaatgaagaaacagacaaaggattaatctcaaaaatatacaagcaactcctgcagctcaattccagaaaaataaatgacccaatcaaaaaatgggccaaagaactaaacagacctttctccaaagaagacatacagatgactaacaaacacatgaaaagatgctcaacatcactcattatcagagaaatgcaaatcaagaaatGTTTTGACTGCTCAATTTGTTTCATTACTTCTCAATGATTCATGCACAGtgaaggcagcaatggagatttcatcttttccagaggTCATTTTGTAACAATGCTGGGAAGAGTACATTAAACTGGGTTGTTGTTCAAGtctctttttaaggaaaaatgaaagcaaaacccGGTTTCATTTTTAATACCATCAACTTAATGAAGTTTTTCTGCCTGATTTGGAGAAATGAGAATCTCTAAATATATTTCCAAAATGACTTAggaattatttttctctgttaaaaaaaaaaattagatgaacCAAGCATTCAGATTAAGAATTTAGTTTTAACAATCATATCAAACCTGTAGAAATCAGGAGAAaggcaaaaatgttttaaaacacacAGAATTTCAACAAAGATGCATTTACTGAAGCTTGCTGACCTGTAACAGAAAGGTAGCcttattaaatatttcagttgGAGAGGGTGTGCCAACCCAAGAGTGAAggaatatacatatacttatagctgattcagaatctttgcaaccccatggaccttagagtctatgggattctccaggccagaatactgcagtgggtagccattcccgtccccaggtgatcttcccaacccagggattgaaccctggtctcctacactgcagattatttaccagctgagccacaagggaagcccaagagaccattcaggtatgacctaaattaaatcctttacgattatacagtggaagtgagaaatagatttaagggactagatctgatagacagagtgcctgataaactgtGAATGGAAGTTGGTgaaattgtacaggagacagggattaagaccataaccatggaaaagaaatgcaaaaaggcaaaatggctgtctgaggaggccttacaaatagctgtgaaaagaagagaagcaaaaagcaaaggagaaaaggaaagatatccccatctgaatgcagagttccaaagaatagcaaggagaggggaaaaaagctttcctcagtgatcaatgcagagaaatagaggaaaacaacacaatgggaaagactagagatctcttcaagaatgttagagacaccaagggaacatttcaagtgaagatgggctcaataaaggactgaaatggtatggacctaacagaagcagaagatattaagaataggtggcaagaatacacagaagaactgtacaaaaaatatcttcatgacccagataatcacaatgctgtgatcactcacactcagctagagccagacatcctaaaatgtgaagtcaagtgggccttaggaagcatcactatgaacaaagctagtggaggtgatggaattccacttgagctatttcaaatcctgaaagatgatgctgcaaaagtgctgcactcaatatgccagcaaatttggaaaactcagcagtggccacaggactggaaaaggtcagttttcattccaatcccaaagaaaggcaatgccaaagaaagctcaaactactgcacaattgaactcatttcacatgctagtaaagtaatgctcaaaattccccaagccaggcttcagcaatacatgaactgtgaacttccaggtattcaagatgattttagaaaaggcagaggaatcatagatcaaatcgccaacatccactggattatcaaaaaagtaagagagttccagaaaaaacatctacttctgctttattgactatgccaaagcctttgacagtgtggatcacaataaactgtggaaaattctgaaagagatgggaataccatactatctgacttgtctcttgagaaacatgtatgcaggtcaggaagaaacagttagtactggacatggaccaacagactggttccaaataggaaaaggaatacaccaaggctgtatattgtcaccctgcttatttaacttatatgcagagtacatcatgaaaaacgctgggctggaagaagcacaagctggaatcaagattgctgagataaatatcaataacctcagatatgaagatgacaccacccctattgcagaaagtgaagaggaactaaagagccttttgatgaaagtgaaagaggagagtggaaaaagttggcttaaagcttaacattcagaaaactaagatcatggcatctggtcccatcacttcatggcaaatagatggggaaacagtgcaaacagtatcagactttgttttctgggggctccaaagtcagatggtgattgcagccatgaaattaaaagacgcttactccttggaaggaaagttatgaccaacctagatagcatattaaaaaacagagacattactttgtcaacaaaggtctgtctagtcaatgctgtggtttttctagtagtcatgtgtgggtgtgagagttgggctagaAAGAAAGctaagagctgaagaattgatgcttcttaactgtggtgttgaagactcttgagagtcccttggactgcaaggagatccaaccagtc includes:
- the LOC122693348 gene encoding olfactory receptor 8H1-like; translated protein: MGKRSITLLSDFFLMGLTDSEDIQLVLFTLFLLMYLITVLGNMGMILIICLDSKLHTPMYFFLSHLSFLDLIYSSVITPKTLDNLLTSIKTISYLNCFTQMYFFVFLGATECFLLSSMAYDRYVAICSPLHYPVVMSIRRCCSLVFGSYLIGFTDSFVNVFCMNKLHFCDSNVIYHFFCDTSPILSLSCTDTHNIEIMIFIVAGCTLVVCLITISMSYVSILSTILKITFTSGKWKAFSTCASHLLGVTIFYGTMIFTYLKPNKSYSLGNDQVASVFYTIVIPMLNPLICSLRNKEVKNAVSRVIQKRKISKQLK